One Cryobacterium roopkundense genomic region harbors:
- a CDS encoding MDR family MFS transporter: MNDVGFRSQRGPILISLMVTTGLVAIDATILATAVPTIVNDLGGFAQFPWLFSVYLLAQAVSVPLYAKLSDTVGRKPIILVGIALFLLGSILCALAWSMPALIAFRAVQGLGAGAVQPMAVTIAGDIYTVAERARVQGYLASVWAISAVVGPTLGGLFSEFLSWRWIFFVNIPLCLLAAWLLARSFHEKIEKRRHRVDYLGAALLTLSLTLLILAVLEGGQSWAWNSPQSIGAFAGGGLLLAGFVWAETRAAEPVLPLWVISRRLLLSTSLIGLGVGAILIGLTSYVPTYLQGSLGTSPLVAGLALATLTIGWPISATLSGRVYLRFGFRTTVLLGMVLVIAGASLLAAFGGRPNLVIVGLGCFVVGLGLGLVATPSLVAAQSSVPWNERGVVTGTNLFSRSIGSAVGVAIFGAVANVIFAAAGTGTPTPAAVEAASTSVFIAIVIAAVGVLAAALWMPDVRANALPASARSAPLPADPQQTDAD; the protein is encoded by the coding sequence ATGAATGACGTGGGTTTTCGCTCCCAGCGCGGTCCCATCCTCATCTCCCTCATGGTCACGACCGGGCTTGTCGCGATCGACGCCACGATCCTGGCCACCGCGGTGCCCACGATCGTGAACGACCTCGGCGGGTTCGCGCAGTTTCCGTGGCTGTTCTCGGTGTACCTGCTCGCGCAGGCGGTGTCGGTGCCGCTCTACGCCAAACTCTCCGACACGGTGGGCCGCAAGCCCATCATCCTCGTGGGCATCGCCCTCTTCCTGCTCGGCTCGATTCTGTGCGCCCTGGCCTGGAGCATGCCCGCGCTGATCGCGTTCCGTGCGGTGCAGGGCCTCGGCGCGGGCGCGGTGCAGCCGATGGCCGTCACGATCGCCGGCGACATCTACACAGTTGCCGAACGTGCCAGGGTGCAGGGCTACCTCGCGAGCGTCTGGGCGATCTCCGCCGTCGTGGGCCCGACTCTTGGCGGCCTCTTTTCGGAGTTTCTGTCGTGGCGATGGATCTTCTTCGTGAACATTCCGCTGTGTCTGCTCGCCGCCTGGCTGCTCGCCCGCAGCTTCCACGAGAAGATCGAGAAGCGCCGGCACCGCGTTGACTACCTGGGCGCCGCGCTGCTCACACTCTCGCTCACCCTGCTGATTCTCGCCGTGCTCGAAGGCGGGCAGTCCTGGGCATGGAACTCCCCGCAGTCAATCGGAGCCTTCGCGGGTGGTGGCCTGCTCCTGGCCGGTTTCGTGTGGGCCGAGACCCGGGCCGCCGAACCGGTGCTGCCACTCTGGGTGATCTCGCGGCGGCTGCTGCTCTCCACCTCGCTCATCGGGCTCGGAGTCGGCGCGATCCTGATCGGCCTCACCTCCTACGTTCCCACCTACCTGCAGGGGTCCCTCGGCACATCGCCGCTCGTGGCCGGGCTTGCCCTCGCCACGCTCACGATCGGCTGGCCGATTTCGGCCACGCTCTCCGGCAGGGTCTACCTGCGGTTCGGGTTTCGCACCACCGTGCTGCTGGGCATGGTGCTCGTCATCGCCGGCGCGAGCCTGCTCGCGGCCTTCGGCGGCCGACCCAACCTCGTGATCGTGGGCCTGGGGTGCTTCGTGGTGGGGCTCGGCCTCGGGCTCGTCGCCACGCCCAGCCTCGTGGCGGCGCAGTCGAGCGTGCCGTGGAACGAGCGCGGTGTGGTAACGGGTACGAACCTCTTCTCTCGCTCGATCGGCAGCGCCGTGGGAGTGGCCATTTTCGGTGCCGTCGCCAATGTCATCTTCGCCGCCGCCGGAACAGGAACACCCACGCCGGCCGCGGTCGAGGCGGCCTCCACAAGTGTGTTCATCGCCATTGTGATTGCCGCCGTGGGGGTTCTCGCGGCCGCGCTGTGGATGCCGGACGTGCGCGCGAACGCGCTGCCGGCATCCGCTCGCAGCGCGCCCCTGCCCGCCGATCCTCAGCAAACGGATGCCGACTAG